A segment of the Aquificaceae bacterium genome:
TGTAGTTGACGTTCCTGTCTATAACAAAGGTGACTATGTTTTCAGGATGGAGCCTTTTTCTAACCTCACTGGCAAGGAAGCCAAGGGTTGAAAGCTCTTCTTCAAAAAGACTGAGAGCTTCTTCCTGTGTAAGTCTTTCTCCTTCAAGGATTCTATCATAAACTTCTGCATGCGTTCTCATGTTTAAGAATTTATCTCATGCTCCAAACTTAGCAAGCCTGAGGGAGTGAGCCAGCATAAGGTTTATGAGTTTTTCTGCGGGTAAGATGCCAAGCTCACCCTTTAAACATTCCCTTTCGGTAAACCTCTCAGAAGTGCCCCCAAGCACATAGGGTGAGTGTAGAAGCACAGGAACAGGGTGCCAAGAGTGACCTTTCAGCACAGAGGGAGTAGAATGGTCTCCAGTTATAAAGAGCACATCTGGCTTAAGCTCAAGTATATCCGGGACATGCCTGTCAAACTCCTCAAGAACCTTAATCTTTCCCTCGTAGTTTCCATCCTCTCCGTAAGAGTCCGTCTTCTTTATGTGAAGAAAGAAAAAGTCATAGTCTTCCCATACATCTTTTACTGCCATGATTTCGTCCCTTATAGACTGTCCTTCAAAGTCAACAAGCTCCATACCCACAAGGCTTGCAAGACCCTTATACATGGGATAGACTGCAACGGCACAGGCTTTTAAGCCAAACCTCTCCTCAAAGCTCTCCATCTTTGGCTTCTGAGAAAAGCCACGCAGGAGCATGTAGTTTGCCTTCGGCTCATCTGCAAGAACACTTTCAATTCTCCTTAAAAGCTCCCTCACAACCTTTGCGACCCTTTCGGATGCCTCCGTCTGTCCATAAGGCTCTATGGGTTCAAGTCCCTCCTTCTGTGGGTCAGTATCCTTTATGCTATCGCTACCCTCAGGAAGAGGCTCTGGAAATCTAAGGAGCAGTGCAACTCTGTGCTCCATGCCCGGTGCAAAAAATACCTCTACTCCATCCACTTCCCTTATCTCTTTAGAGAGCCTGTCAGTTATCCTTCTGTTCTCCTCTGTG
Coding sequences within it:
- a CDS encoding 2,3-bisphosphoglycerate-independent phosphoglycerate mutase; its protein translation is MLAELINRNNTKILMVVLDGLGGLPVKEGKTELELARTPNLDALAKRSALGMHVPVDHGITPGSGPGHLGIFGYNPLKYQIGRGILEALGLGLEVKDTDIAIRGNYATVERIEGRLLVKDRRAGRIPTEENRRITDRLSKEIREVDGVEVFFAPGMEHRVALLLRFPEPLPEGSDSIKDTDPQKEGLEPIEPYGQTEASERVAKVVRELLRRIESVLADEPKANYMLLRGFSQKPKMESFEERFGLKACAVAVYPMYKGLASLVGMELVDFEGQSIRDEIMAVKDVWEDYDFFFLHIKKTDSYGEDGNYEGKIKVLEEFDRHVPDILELKPDVLFITGDHSTPSVLKGHSWHPVPVLLHSPYVLGGTSERFTERECLKGELGILPAEKLINLMLAHSLRLAKFGA